A window of Hyalangium minutum genomic DNA:
GTAAGAGTTCACCGGCTCAAGCAGCCAGAGCAGCCGGAGCGGTCTCGAAGCTCGGGAGTAGCGAGGGAGGCTGGAGGCCGTGGCGGTGCGCCGCCAAGGCTTGCGTCAGGTAATCCAGCACGGAGCGTTCCTGCAGTTTGAGCGTCGTGACGGTCGTGAGGACCCTTTCAACGAAGCGACTGCCCTCGGGGCTGCGGGTACCGAAGGAGGTTTTGCGGTACATGACGCCTGGACGGATGCAGCGCTCGGCGAAGTTGTTGGTCGGCTCCAACTCGGGCACGTCGACGAACGTCCACAGGCACTTCTCCAGCTTGAGGATTTCCTCTGCCATGCCTGCCGTCCTCTGCTCGGCGCACACCACCGCCTCACGCAGCAGGCGCCCCACGGCCCGCTCCACCTTGCGCATCCGCCGCTGGAATACCTCTCTGGACAGAGTGCCGTCACGCACGCGGCGCCACCAGCGGAACATCTTGTCCCTCTGGGACATGAGCTGCTCGCCCAGGCGCGCCCCTTCGCCGCCCCGGTCGATGAACCCTTGAAAGTCACGCGTCAAGTGTGCCCAGCACACTTGGCGCAGCCCCGCGTCATACCAGTTGTAGGCACTCCACCTGTCCGTCACCAGCCAGCCCAGGAAGTCCTCACCCAGCAGCGCTTTGATGACTTCGCTGCCCCGGCTGGTGCTGATGCGGAACACCGCCACCAGCGTGGTGGCCACTACCCACAGCCACGCGCGTGCGCTCCGTCCCCTCTCCACGCCCTGGGCCCACCCAGTCTCATCGGCATGCACCCCGTCGGCTTGGCGCACAAAGGCCTCGGCTTCGGTGACAGGCCCGGCCAGCGCCGCGCTCATCTCCCGCTCCAGGTTGATGACGCTGCCTACCGACAACTCCACCCCCACCAAGTCCGAC
This region includes:
- the tnpC gene encoding IS66 family transposase, translating into MSSSESLEAQVLQLQALLAAALERIRQLEEENAQLRSRLEQNSTNSSKPPSSDPPGTVRPLQKPSRGRRPGGQPGHKKHERALVPPEQVQHFVDLVPSRCQRCQRRLSGKDTTPERHQVVELPPVAAVVTEYRCHQLECAGCGSATRAPLPPEVTSAFGERLAAVASVLVGKYRLSKRLVRDALSDLVGVELSVGSVINLEREMSAALAGPVTEAEAFVRQADGVHADETGWAQGVERGRSARAWLWVVATTLVAVFRISTSRGSEVIKALLGEDFLGWLVTDRWSAYNWYDAGLRQVCWAHLTRDFQGFIDRGGEGARLGEQLMSQRDKMFRWWRRVRDGTLSREVFQRRMRKVERAVGRLLREAVVCAEQRTAGMAEEILKLEKCLWTFVDVPELEPTNNFAERCIRPGVMYRKTSFGTRSPEGSRFVERVLTTVTTLKLQERSVLDYLTQALAAHRHGLQPPSLLPSFETAPAALAA